The Pirellulales bacterium genomic sequence GAAATCCTGCGCCGAATGTTGGATGAGCAATTGGCTGCACATCCGGAATGGGCGGCCGTGATCGATAAGATTTTGGCCGACATCAATGCGTCCCCGGATCGACTTGACGATCTTCTGGAGCGGCAAAATTATCGGCTCGCGTTTTGGCGGATGGCCAAACAGGAACTTGATTACCGCCGTTTCTTCGATATTAACACACTGGTGGGATTGCGCATGGAAGATGAGCAAGTGTTTGCCGATACCCATGCTTTGGTCTTGCACTGGCTGAAGCGCGGCGTGCTCGACGGCTTGCGCATTGATCATCCCGACGGCTTGCGCGATCCGCAGCAGTATTGTTCCCGTTTGTTACAGGCGGCTCCGCAAGCATGGATTGTGGCCGAAAAGATTCTCATGCCGGACGAGTCCTTGCCGGAGGATTGGCCGATCGCCGGCACGACGGGTTATGATTTTTTGAATCGCGCGATGCGAGTATTTATCGATCCCGAGGGCGAAACGCCGCTAACCGAGTTTTATGCCGAGTTTACTGGCGAATCGACCGACTACGCCAAGTTGGCTCACGACAAAAAGCATTTGGTCATGCGGGATTTGTTTGCCAGCGATTTGAATCGCTTGACTGGCCAGCTGGCGGAGATTTGCGAAAATCGGCCAGCCTATCGTGATTACACTCGTCGCGAATTGAATTCAATGCTGCGGGAAGTAATTTCTTGTCTCAGCGTGTATCGAACCTATGTGCAGGCGGAAAAAGGCACGGTGAGCGAGACCGATCGCCGCTACATCCATGAAGCGATTGACGCCGCGAAAGCAAATCGTCCCGATTTAGATTCTGATTTGTTCGATTTCTTTCGCGGCATTTTGCTTCTGGAAGCGCGTGGGCAGGCGGAAACGGAATTGGTCATGCGTTTTCAGCAAAGCACCGGCCCAGTCACTGCCAAGGGAATCGAAGATACGCTGTTCTATTGCTACAACCGCTTCGTCGCCTTGAATGAGGTTGGCAGTGAGCCTAATCGGTTTGCAGTTTCTGCCGAGCGCTTTCATCGAGCAAATTTAGAAATGCTGGCTCGATACCCGCGCACGATGCTTGCCACCACAACTCATGACACCAAGCGCGGCGAGGATGTTCGCTTACGGCTGGCGCTGCTTTCGGAAATTCCACAACGATGGGCGGCCGCCGTGCGCAACTGGGCGATCAACAACGAACGGTACAAAACGCAGTTCCAACCCGACAGGAATCTGGAATATCTGTTTTATCAAACCGCGTTCGGGGCGTGGCCCATAGAAGTCGATCGCCTGCAAGCTTATTTGCTGAAAGCAGCTCGGGAAAGTAAACAGCAAACCTCATGGACCGCGCCGAATGAAGCGTACGAAAAGGCATTGGCGGAATTTACAGTTGGGGTAATGGCCGATCAAAACTTTTGCAACTCGATGGCGGCGCTTGTGGCCGAGCTGGCTCCGTTGGGATGGGTTAACTCACTGGCTCACACTTTGCTTAAATTGACTTCGCCTGGCGTGCCAGACATTTACCAAGGCTCGGAATTATGGGATCTGCGACTCGTTGATCCTGACAACCGCACGCCGGTCGATTTTTTACGCCGCCAGCAGTTGCTAAATGACTTGGAGCAAATGTCGCCCGAAGCAATTTGGGCGCAAGCTGCCCCAGGTTTGCCGAAATTATGGCTGATCAAGCAAGCCTTGAATTTGCGAAAGCAACGGCCGGAACTATTTGAATCGGGCTCGTACGAGCCCACCTATGCCAAAGGGACGAAGGCCGACCACATTCTGGCATTTGTTCGGGCGGAGAAAATTCTGACAATTGTCCCACGGCTGAATGTCAACTTGGCTGGATCATGGAGCGACTCCGCCATTGAAGTTCCTCCGGGAGCATGGCTCAATATTCTGAGCGGCGAATGTTATGAAGGCGGCGTTATTCCTTTAGCAAATTTGATGCACCGTTTTCCCGTTGCTTTGTTATGGGCATCGTGATGATCAATGGTCAAAAAGCGATCATTTTGGCAATTTAGGGATCACTTCGGTGGCCAGAGATGATTTTGAGCGGAATCTAGCGTGCAGGCTTCGCCGTAGGAGGCGTTGCGCTGGAACCTTTACCTCGGGCTGGTTCGCCTTCCATATACAGATTACATCCACCGTCACCCGTGATACGCAGTTGGTATGGCTGCAAAGTCTCTTCGATGCAATATCCCGCGGTTGCCGGCTCGGCTTTTGCTTCCGGTTCCAATTGCCACCACTTGCACGAGATGCATAGTCCCCATTGCTTGTGGGTGCTGGAAGGCATGCGTTCTTTCCTTTTCAAGACTTCCTTGGGCTTGATTTACAGCTCGATTGCGGAAATTCTGTTGGTGTTATTAACGTCCCAGCATTTTAGCCAGGATAAAAATGAGTATCGCGCCCCCGAAGCCACCGCCCAATAACAAGTACAAAATCGAGTATCCAATTGCGGCCAAAGGCAAAGCTGCTAAGGCAAGGATTTCCATGATGAACTCCTAAAATGCTTTGTTTTTCGTGAATGAATATAACGCGGCAATTGGGATGCAATCTGTGTTCCAAAGCGGTAACTTTCCACTCGTTTAAGTGGGTTTTAGACCTTCGGGACGTCAATTCCTAATGCGGTCGCCAGATCGATTTGGTGTTCTTGTTCATTCACCAGGATTTTTCTGATTTGTTCGGCCATTGCAAATTCCCCCAGTGCCTCGCATTGTCGGATTCGTTGCCGGTAGTTGCGAATCGTTTCGCTTTCGTTCTCTAAATCGAACCGCAACATCTCCTCTGCCTTTTCCGATGTTTTGACTGGCTTGGGCTGTACTGACGGCATGCCACCCAAATAATCGATTTGCTTAGAAACTATTAACGCATGCTGTAACTCTTCGCCGGCGTGCTTTTTTAGTTCGCCGGCAATATTCATATATTGTGCGCCTTTCAAAACCTGCGAATAAACCACGTAGGCGATAATGGCTTGATACTCACGGGCCAGGTCTTCATTGAGCAAATCGATCAGTTTTTCGCGAGTAATCTCCGACGAATCTTTCGAACTAGGTGTATGTTCGGCCATGAGTAATCTCCTTTGCCATGTCCAGGGAAGCAAATCTTAGGCCATTCGAAGAGTATGAGGCTAGCCAGACAATGTGCCTGCAGTGTTAGGCCCACAATTTCAGTGCGGCCGTTTGGCGTCCGCCGCCGCCGCTTCCGCAGCGTCGATAAGACCGTCGCGGTTCGTGTCCAGTGCATCGAATTGTTCTCGACTGCCCAAGAATTCGGAGGGGCTGATTTCACCGTCGCCGTTGCGATCCATTTTAGTAAACCAATCCGGCGGTGATACGGTTGGTTTGGTGCGGCGCGGTTGTCGAGCTGGGGAGCCTAAAGACACAAGGGGATTGGCCGCGGCGCTGGCTCCGCCGCGCGAGAGCTCCAGCATAACGTGATATGGAATGTCGGCGCTGGTGATGAAACCATCGTGGTCGCTATCATCCGTGGCCAAAATGTCGGCGGCTGATTTTAATTCACGGGGAGACAAAACACCATCACCATTGCGATCCAACAAGGTGAACAAGTCCTGTCCTTCGTCGGTCGCTTCCAGCACTAACTGGGCGCCGGCAATTTCGCTTTGCCAGTGGAAGAAGGCCTCGAATTCCTCTGGGGAAACTTTGCCGTCGCTATTGGTGTCCATTAGCGGCAGGTTATTTGCCATCCCAGCCGTCGACAATTCGTCCTTGCTCAGAAAACCATCTTTGTTTTGGTCATAATTGGAAAAGTTGGGCGACTGATTGGCTTGTGCAGGATCGCGATTGTTACGGCGAAAATCGATTTCAATTTCGGCAACTGTCAACCGATAACCGCCGTCCAATTTGATGCGCAAGCGATAGCCGATAGTTGCCGCCTGGGCATTGTCGTTTGATCGATGCCGCTGGCCTGTGGAACGTCCCAACGAAAAGAACATTTCCATGTCGACCGACGATTGCAGCATAGCGGTCAGCTCCGACCGATCAAGCATTTGATCATGATTTAAATCGAACTTGGCGAACATATTTGCGGGAGCCCGAAGCTCTGGGGTCGCTCCGCTTAGCGATAGCTGCCCATCGTGATTCTGGTCATAGCGGAAGAGCAGTGTTTCTGCCAACGCCTCGGTCGATGTGGCGGGGCTGATGGCGATCACAGGTCCATCCACGGCGAGCGACGTCCCTTGGCCGCCACGACTTTCGGCGCCCCGGCCAGGACCGGAAATTAATTCTTCCGCAGTGATTAGCCCGTCGTCATTAAAATCCCGGCCACGGAGACTTTGTTCAGCGGCGTTTAGTTCGGCGCGGGAGAGTCGTCCGTCGCCATCAGTATCCAGCAACGAAAACAACGCCGGTCCCGCACCGCGACTGGCCAAATGATGTCGCACAGTAAACGGCGGCGCAATTTTTGCTAATTGAGCGGTCGCTTCCTCTCGCGAGTATCCCTTGGACATTTTCATCATCGTCGCCAAAGAGGGCGGCGCGATTCGCGGCTGTCCTCCGCCAGAGGAAAATAGTGCGATCAGGCGATTCGCTTGCTCGACCGAAATGTGTCCCTTTTTCTCCGTATCGAACCGATCAAAACTTTCATCGACAACGCGTTGCCATACGTCATGGAATTTGATGCCACTGACATCAATGTGCAAGTTAATGCGCAGCGGGTAGGTGGGGCCCAGCAACAATAACTCCTGTACGTCGCCCGTATCGGACGACTTAGTGTTGGATGACGCCCCGTTTGGCGATGGTACAGCATCGGGAAGTGAAATATCCGAGGACGAAGCAACTTCGGAGGTTGTGGCATTTGGCACGTCGTCGCCACGGGACAAAACAATGTCGCTCGATACGAGAACCATCCACAAGACGAGTGGCGCTCCAAAACTGCAGCAAACGAGCGCAAACCAGTTGCGCTTCACAGCAACACCTCAGCGATCGGCTTGGCAACTGGATCAACAATGCGGATGGGCCGACCCAAGTTCGAATCGTTTTGTTGCATCGGGTCCATTCCCAGAGCCGTGCATACCGTCGCCAAAAGATCGGGCACGGTAACGGGATGATCGGTCACGGTCATGCCATCGTCGCTTGTTTTTCCGATGACTTGGCCGCCTCGAATTCCTCCCCCAGCCAATACGCTACTGTATGCTTGCGGATAGTGATCTCGCCCGCCAGCGGAGTTAATTTGCGGCGTGCGTCCGAATTCTCCCATCCACACAATCAAAGTGCTATCGAGCAGACCGCGCTGATCGAGCTCCTTCATCAAGGTTGCCCAAGCGGGGTCGAGCACACCGGAAAGCTTGCGAACGCCTTCAAAATTGTCGGTATGAGTGTCCCAACCAGCGCCAGCGCCATCGATGGTACTCAAGGTCACTTCAACAAACGGCACGCCCCGTTCCACAAGCCGTCGAGCTAGCAAGCAACCTTGGCCAAACCGGGTTCGTCCATAAGCATCGCGTACTTCAGCCGGCTCTTCTTCCAGCTTGAAGGCGGCAGCCAATTTGCTTTGCATTAACTCGACTGCCCTTTGGTATGCGGCTTGGTAGCTGCTGGCTGGCGCATCGGGATGATTTTTCAAAAAGCCGGCGTTGAGCGTATTGAGCAGCTTTAATCGCGAATTCACAATCTCAGGTTGAATTTCCGTCGGCGGCGCAATGTCGTCCACTTCCAGTTGGGCAGCATCTTTGCCAGCCGCAGCCTTTTCGCCGACAATCAGCGGCGCGTAACCTGCACCTAAAAAGCCGGCGCTGTAAGCAGCCGGACTGAGCGCCCGGTTAGGAGCAATGCTAACAAAATTGGGTAGCTCCGCGTCGGGCCGGCCGAGTTCCTTGGCCACCAACGAACCCAGTGTGGGGTAGTGAATGGGACCAGCGGGAACGTAGCCGGTACGAACATACGCCGTGGCGCGGCCGTGATCGCCTTCTTTGGCGGTCATCGAACGGACAATCGCCATCCGCTTGGTCCATTGTGCGAGTTGCGGCAAATGCTCACTGATTTTAACGCCGTCGGCAGCGGTGGAAACATCTTTGAATAATCCACCGTTGCGTGAGCCAGGCTTTAAATCGAAGGTATCCATCTGGCTGGGGCCGCCGTTCATCCATAGCAAGATGCAAGAGCGGTGACGGTTCTTATCGTCAGCCGCAGCATGCGCCAGCGCTTCGAACCAACCACTGGCAGATATTCCTACAGCTCCCGTAAGCGACAGCCGCAACAGATCGCGACGCGAAAACGGTCCGGCAAAGCGGTGCAAATTGTGAATGCCGCACATAAATGTCCTCGCGATGGGAGAATGCTCGAAGCAAGATCTGCTTGACGAAGTTAATGGTTCAACACAAACTCAGCGCTATTTAGTAGCGACCAAAACATGTCGGCCAGGGCTGATTTTTCGTCGTGCTTGGGCGTACTCGAAAGGTAAGCCGACAATTGCTCCATCTCCGAGGCATCGGGCCGACGGCTTAAAGCCGACAGAAAGAGCATTTCGATTCGGCCTTTTGTATCCAAGTACGGGGCATCGGCAATTGAAGCAAACACGCGACTAGCCTTCAAATCGGTTGCGTCGGTCACATATTTGCCGTTCATCAAGGCTAGTGCCTGCAAGATGGTTGTCGGTGCTTCGGTTTGAGGCACACTGTTATCGTTGAATCGAGTTTGAAAATCATCTCGCGCTGTCGGCTCCAATTGAGTTGCTTGCGTCGCCTGTCCGCCACCAGTCTGGAAGCCGGTGGCTTGTACAAAACTGGCAAAAAGCTGGTCGCCGCTCATCCGCCGCAACGGCATGCGTGCGAACAACGCCAATTGCTGATCGTTCGGCTTGTCGCTGGTCTCACTCGAGAGCTGGTAAGCCCGAGTAGCCGTGATCACCCGAATTAAATACTTGATGTCGTAACCATGTAGCACAAACTGTTGAGCCAATTCATCAAATACTTGCGGTTGCGAGGGAGGGCCGGCTGTATCCAAATGATCGACGGGGCTAACCAGGCCGCGGCCGAAGAAGTGATCCCATAAACGGTTTACCGCTGCTCGGGTGAACAATGGATTGGACGAATTCACGATCCACTGAGCCAACACTTCGCGTTTGGATTGGTCCGCCTTCCGATTGGGTGTTGTCCCATCAAGAAATTGCGGCTTTACGACAATTTTTGTGTCTGGAATAGTCAGGCTGTCTGCATTGTCCATCGCCACCAGATTAACGAGCGTCGCTAAGGTCGACGGTTTTTCGGCCGCCATAGCCGCTTCATTGCTAATATCTTTGAAGAACGTCGCCATTTGCCAGAACTGCTCGCGCTTCCAACTAGCGAAGGGGTGGTTGTGGCATTGTGCACATTGCAACTGAATTCCCAAAAATACGCGCGAAGTACTCGCTGCTAATTGCTCGGGTTTAAAATCGGCGGCTAGATAAAAGGCTGCCGGGCTGGGTTCGTTAAAATCGGTGTTGGCCTGCTGCACACGGGCGGTAATTAACTCCCGCGCCATTTTGTCGTACGGCATATTTACCGCAAATCGCAGCCGCAGCCAGTTTTCCAAGGCCGCCGCTTGAGCCCGAATTTCCGGGTTTGCAGAACCGGCCAGCAATAAATCGCGCCACGCGTTGGCAAAATTTTCTGCCCAAGCGCCGCGCTGAAGCAAATTGTCGACCAGTTGTGTACGCTTATCCGCATGGGCATCGTCCACAAATTCCAGAGTTTCGGCCACGGATGGAATGCGCCCAATCAAATCCAGATAAGCGCGCCGCACAAATTCAGAATCGGTCGTGAACGGAGCAGGTTCTACGCCGGCGGATTTCCACGCGGCAGCCAACAACCCGTCGATGCGGGCGGCCATTTGGTCGGCATTGATGGGCTCGACATCTGCCAAAGTGCTGGACGTGCCACTCGGGTAAAGAGCCGAATTTTCCGTCGACCAGGGTTCAGCCGTGCTGGCTTTTTTTTCGGGCTTTTCGCTGTTGGTTGATGCTGCTTCCTCAGCCAGCAATTTGTATCCCAGTACTAGTGTGCTGACAAAGCATACGCACAGTGACAGCCACTGCGGCTTTAACGCCCGCAGCAACACAGGCTTTTTAGAAATCATTCGCCGCATCGGCCGCCCTCCGACGGTTTTAGAAAACGGAGGTTTACCAGAGGACATTATTGTAACAAATCTTCCGAAATTCTCAATTCTAGCTTCGCGCCGGCCCAATTTAGTTGCAAACTGCACGAACTCTCATTTAGGATGGGCGGATAGCTACCCGGTTCAAATTTGCTGTATATTCCGAGTTTGCTCGGGGAAGTGCAGTATTCTCCGCTTCAATTACACATGCTTCGGGGCTAATACTATGCGCCAGGTAAAGGAGTTCCTGCTGGTTTGGGCAATTTTCATTTCCGCAGTTGCCATGGCTACCGCACAAGGTGTGATGGTGGTCAATGGCATGGCGACCACGACAAACGATGTTAACCAGCCGTTCTTGCTATCGACCGTTCCGAGCGATGTGATCGAATCGATTAACGATTACCGCCGATATGTCCAGCGATCGCAATGGGAAAAAGCGTTTAAGCAGTTAGAAAAGCTGTACTCTGCAAAAGGCGCTGCGTTAGTGCCCTATAAAGACGGCGTCATGGTGCCTCCCGCGGGATTGTTGGCGCGGTTATTTGCGGAATTGCCGGACGAAGGAAAGAAAGCTTATCGGTTGTTCAACGATCCCGAAGCCAAAAATGTGCTTGACCAAGCCCAAGGAAAAGACGAGGCCGAGAAGCTTGCCACGGTTGCCACGCAGTATTTGTACACAACCTCAGGCGACGCAGCTGCCAATCGCTGGGGCGACTTACAGTTTGAACGAGGGGATTTTTCCGGCGCAATTCAAGCGTGGCGCAGCGTTCTAAAGTTTCGTCCCGACAGCAACATTCCGCCGGCACAGCTGCTGACCAAAATTGCCATTGCTTTGGCGCGCGAGGGCCGCGGATCCGAGTTTCAACAGGCGCTCGATCAATTGCGCCAGCGGTACGCTGACGCTTCGGTGATTCTAGGCGGCAAAAGCGTCCGTGCGGTCGACCACCTGGAAAAACTAACGAGCATGAAAACGGATGACTCGACGACGCCTAATCGGTCGGCGTCGTCGAATAAAATTCAGCTCCCAGCCGATACCAAGCCGCTCTGGCAATTCCGCTGGTTCGCGCAGATTAATCCAGTCTTGGGTAATCGAGAAGGCTTGGCAGTGTACGACCAAATGTACGGTCGTCAGTATGCGTCTGATTTTGTGCCGCCCGCAACAGTCGACGCAAACCGCGTCTATTCCGACATGGTTGGTTATGACGTAGGGATTGATTTGCTCACGGGCAAATTGGCTTGGCGTAGCGCCCGGTTTTTCGATTTGATGAAAAACAATCAAGGGCAAAATCAATTCAATCCCGGACGCAATATGTTTTTGGAGCAATCGGCGATAGCTTCCTGCGGCGATAAAGTGTGGAGTGTGGCGCGCGACCCGGCGGCCAATCCAAATCAGAACGATGTGCGCTATTATCTCATCGCCCGAGATCCAACGACGGGCAAGGAGCTATTCAACAGCAAATCGGCCAAAGACGGCTTGAAGGAATGGACCATTACGGGCATGCCCGTGGCAAACGATGGGCATATTTACGCTGGCGCTTACAAGCCAAATCAGCCGAGCGAGCTCAACATCTTGTGCATCGACCGGACAGACAACAAGTTGCTATGGAACACAAAATTGGGGAGCTACAAAACCGATCCGCGCCAAATGTATTACTCGATAACGCGATTGTCCGTTCCGGCGTTATTGCTTTCCGGTGGTTTGCTATATGTCGATACGAACGCGGGCACCTTTGTGCAGATGAATCCATCGACCGGAGCGATTGCCTGGGGACTCAACTACGACGCCGAAATTCCCAGCACCGATCGTTATTATAATCAGCCGCCGGAGCAAATTACGGTCAGCGATCCGGTAATGCTGGACGGAGTGCTATACATCAAAGGCATGCGCTCTCGACGGCTATATGCGGTCGATCCAGAAGACCCCAAGGTTCTTTGGAACCGGCCGGTCTCGCAAAATGCGGTTTTGGCCGGAGTGGATCGGGAGCGAATTTATTTGGGCGGCGAAGAAATCACAGCCTACGATCTGAAAACTCAACAACTTCTGTGGTCCAAACCTGTGG encodes the following:
- a CDS encoding PQQ-binding-like beta-propeller repeat protein; translation: MATAQGVMVVNGMATTTNDVNQPFLLSTVPSDVIESINDYRRYVQRSQWEKAFKQLEKLYSAKGAALVPYKDGVMVPPAGLLARLFAELPDEGKKAYRLFNDPEAKNVLDQAQGKDEAEKLATVATQYLYTTSGDAAANRWGDLQFERGDFSGAIQAWRSVLKFRPDSNIPPAQLLTKIAIALAREGRGSEFQQALDQLRQRYADASVILGGKSVRAVDHLEKLTSMKTDDSTTPNRSASSNKIQLPADTKPLWQFRWFAQINPVLGNREGLAVYDQMYGRQYASDFVPPATVDANRVYSDMVGYDVGIDLLTGKLAWRSARFFDLMKNNQGQNQFNPGRNMFLEQSAIASCGDKVWSVARDPAANPNQNDVRYYLIARDPTTGKELFNSKSAKDGLKEWTITGMPVANDGHIYAGAYKPNQPSELNILCIDRTDNKLLWNTKLGSYKTDPRQMYYSITRLSVPALLLSGGLLYVDTNAGTFVQMNPSTGAIAWGLNYDAEIPSTDRYYNQPPEQITVSDPVMLDGVLYIKGMRSRRLYAVDPEDPKVLWNRPVSQNAVLAGVDRERIYLGGEEITAYDLKTQQLLWSKPVAMGTSWVRPLMTADRIYQFTPRGIYEIAKSNGDIVQLFRGKDMDSVGGRLMLTPHALLAISNIAITAYPINSVAEDAASSGPK
- a CDS encoding ferritin-like domain-containing protein; its protein translation is MAEHTPSSKDSSEITREKLIDLLNEDLAREYQAIIAYVVYSQVLKGAQYMNIAGELKKHAGEELQHALIVSKQIDYLGGMPSVQPKPVKTSEKAEEMLRFDLENESETIRNYRQRIRQCEALGEFAMAEQIRKILVNEQEHQIDLATALGIDVPKV
- the treY gene encoding malto-oligosyltrehalose synthase; the encoded protein is MSDAATYHPRCTYRLQLRPGFGFLEAAAIASYLEALGISHVYCSSYLQAAPGSTHGYDVLDHQSVNAELGGTLGHNEFCNTLGKHHLGQMLDVVPNHMSISHSGNRWWWDVLENGPSSRYAAYFDVDWEPQERTLYNRVLIPILGDHYGRVIAAGKIRIEREAGSFRVRYEEHLLPMAPRSLDDILAAAAEETGSDLLSFAADVAKHLPPAHRTDQRSISRRHRDKEILRRMLDEQLAAHPEWAAVIDKILADINASPDRLDDLLERQNYRLAFWRMAKQELDYRRFFDINTLVGLRMEDEQVFADTHALVLHWLKRGVLDGLRIDHPDGLRDPQQYCSRLLQAAPQAWIVAEKILMPDESLPEDWPIAGTTGYDFLNRAMRVFIDPEGETPLTEFYAEFTGESTDYAKLAHDKKHLVMRDLFASDLNRLTGQLAEICENRPAYRDYTRRELNSMLREVISCLSVYRTYVQAEKGTVSETDRRYIHEAIDAAKANRPDLDSDLFDFFRGILLLEARGQAETELVMRFQQSTGPVTAKGIEDTLFYCYNRFVALNEVGSEPNRFAVSAERFHRANLEMLARYPRTMLATTTHDTKRGEDVRLRLALLSEIPQRWAAAVRNWAINNERYKTQFQPDRNLEYLFYQTAFGAWPIEVDRLQAYLLKAARESKQQTSWTAPNEAYEKALAEFTVGVMADQNFCNSMAALVAELAPLGWVNSLAHTLLKLTSPGVPDIYQGSELWDLRLVDPDNRTPVDFLRRQQLLNDLEQMSPEAIWAQAAPGLPKLWLIKQALNLRKQRPELFESGSYEPTYAKGTKADHILAFVRAEKILTIVPRLNVNLAGSWSDSAIEVPPGAWLNILSGECYEGGVIPLANLMHRFPVALLWAS
- a CDS encoding DUF1501 domain-containing protein, with protein sequence MCGIHNLHRFAGPFSRRDLLRLSLTGAVGISASGWFEALAHAAADDKNRHRSCILLWMNGGPSQMDTFDLKPGSRNGGLFKDVSTAADGVKISEHLPQLAQWTKRMAIVRSMTAKEGDHGRATAYVRTGYVPAGPIHYPTLGSLVAKELGRPDAELPNFVSIAPNRALSPAAYSAGFLGAGYAPLIVGEKAAAGKDAAQLEVDDIAPPTEIQPEIVNSRLKLLNTLNAGFLKNHPDAPASSYQAAYQRAVELMQSKLAAAFKLEEEPAEVRDAYGRTRFGQGCLLARRLVERGVPFVEVTLSTIDGAGAGWDTHTDNFEGVRKLSGVLDPAWATLMKELDQRGLLDSTLIVWMGEFGRTPQINSAGGRDHYPQAYSSVLAGGGIRGGQVIGKTSDDGMTVTDHPVTVPDLLATVCTALGMDPMQQNDSNLGRPIRIVDPVAKPIAEVLL
- a CDS encoding DUF1549 and DUF1553 domain-containing protein, producing MISKKPVLLRALKPQWLSLCVCFVSTLVLGYKLLAEEAASTNSEKPEKKASTAEPWSTENSALYPSGTSSTLADVEPINADQMAARIDGLLAAAWKSAGVEPAPFTTDSEFVRRAYLDLIGRIPSVAETLEFVDDAHADKRTQLVDNLLQRGAWAENFANAWRDLLLAGSANPEIRAQAAALENWLRLRFAVNMPYDKMARELITARVQQANTDFNEPSPAAFYLAADFKPEQLAASTSRVFLGIQLQCAQCHNHPFASWKREQFWQMATFFKDISNEAAMAAEKPSTLATLVNLVAMDNADSLTIPDTKIVVKPQFLDGTTPNRKADQSKREVLAQWIVNSSNPLFTRAAVNRLWDHFFGRGLVSPVDHLDTAGPPSQPQVFDELAQQFVLHGYDIKYLIRVITATRAYQLSSETSDKPNDQQLALFARMPLRRMSGDQLFASFVQATGFQTGGGQATQATQLEPTARDDFQTRFNDNSVPQTEAPTTILQALALMNGKYVTDATDLKASRVFASIADAPYLDTKGRIEMLFLSALSRRPDASEMEQLSAYLSSTPKHDEKSALADMFWSLLNSAEFVLNH